From Solanum lycopersicum chromosome 4, SLM_r2.1:
TGCAGGTTAGTAGAGACGGATTCAGAATTTGAATTTGAGTCGTTATATCCTTAGTATGATGTCACTCAACTCATTATTATGTTTCATTTGAGTGTATTGGTTAGTAAGGATGCGATTCGGGATTTAAATTTAGTTGGTTCAATCTTTAGTACAACtcattttttgaagtttttcGGTTTAATTGAACTCATTGCTTGTATACTCCATCCATATCTGCAGGTAGATCCACTTATAATGACAGCAAAACAGCAGTTCTTGATCGTTTTGGGAATTTTACATCGAGTGATAGATTTGGATTCCAATCTGCTGATTATGGTGTGGAATTGCAAAGAAGATTCATCCTTGACGTAGATGGAAACCTTCGATTGTACAGCCTAGATAAGCTGAGCAACATTTGGAAAGTTTCTTGGCAGTTATTTTCAGCAGCCTGTCGGATTCATGGAGTTTGTGGATTGAACAGTTTGTGTTCCTATGATCCTGTCTCCGGAAGAAAATGTTCTTGTGTACCAGGATACAGAATGAAAAATCCTAAAGATTGGTCCTATGGTTGTGAACCAGAATTCGATATCTTTTGCAACGATACAAGCTTGTTGGACTTCATTCCACTTCGCCATGTTGAGTTTTATGGGTATGATATTGCATATTTTCGCAATAAAACATTGCAAGAATGTAAAGATTTGTGCTTGAAACACTGCGATTGTAAAGGTTTTGAATACAAGTATGTTCAGGGTAATGGCACCTATGGTTGTTACCCGAAAACACTTCTGTTCAATGGCTATGTTCAATCTAGTTGGCCTGATTTTGTTTACCTTAAAGTGCCTAAAGCACGACGTGCCTGGCAGGAGCAGTATAAAGGGAACCTTCAATGTGACAATAAAAAGGTGATGTTGGATAGAGCTTATAGAAGGAAAGAACATGGTGGATGGATGAAGCCATTCATTTGGTCAGTTGTTGTAGCTGGAGTCTTTGAGATTCTCTGTGTTCTCACTTACTTTATTAAAACGAGAAAAAGCTCTAATGAAACCACACAAGGCTACCTTCATCTTTCGACAAGATTCAAGAAATTCACCTATGCTGAGCTTAAGAAGGCCACTTCTAATTTCAGTGAAGAGATAGGTCGAGGAGGCGGTGGTATTGTGTACAAAGGGAAGTTATCTGATGACAGAGTTGCAGCTGTAAAGTCTCTCTATGGAGCTAACTATCAAGGAGAAGCAGAATTTCTAGCTGAAGTTAGCACTATAGGCAACGTTAATCACATGAATTTGATTGAAATTTGGGGGTACTGTGCCGAGGGAAAGCACAGGCTTTTAGTTTATGAGTACATGGAGTATGGTTCTTTATCAGATAATTTGAATGCTAACAATCTTGATTGGGAAAAAAGGTTTGAAATCGCGTTGGGAACAGCTAAAGGACTTGCATATTTGCATGAAGAATGCTTGGAATGGGTCTTGCATTGTGATGTAAAGCCTCAGAACATACTTTTAGATTCCAATTACAAGCCAAAAGTTGCTGACTTTGGGCTTTCAAAGATATTTAACAGAGGTGGCTTGGATCATTCAAACTTTTCAACGATAAGAGGGACGAGAGGATACATGGCTCCAGAATGGGTATTCAAGATGCCTATTACATCCAAAGTCGATGTCTATAGCTATGGAATTGTTTTATTAGAGATGATCACAGGTAAGAGTCCGGAAGTTTGTGCTGATGGTGGCTCGGGGGATGATGATTCTATGGGACTAGGACTGTTGGTCACTTGGATTAGAGATAAAATGCGCGAAAACAGTGAAAGAAAATCATGGATTCAACAAATTGTGGATCCTGCATTGAATGGTAAATTCGATTTGGAAAAAATGGAGATCTTATTAGAGTTAGCCTTGCAATGTTCCGAAGAAGACAGAGATGCAAGACCTACCATGTGTGAGGTGGTGGATAAAATGCTTCATCCAGAAAATTTCGAGTTAAAATTAGACATTCT
This genomic window contains:
- the LOC101244281 gene encoding protein kinase superfamily protein translates to MRISYYNMNIKISILILASFLVSSYCSTIFSLSSGGSLSAPQDLISSRNGKFTAGFYSVGDNAYIFAIWFTKPLADGSNTIVWMANRDQPINGQKSHLSLYKSGNLVLIDANQINVWESDTQSSTSSVELRLLDNGNLVVVTYQGQRLWQSFDSPTDTLLPEQPLTKISKLVSRRSLTNFSSGFYQLHFNEDNVLHLVFDGIEMTSVFWPSPWLIVWDAGRSTYNDSKTAVLDRFGNFTSSDRFGFQSADYGVELQRRFILDVDGNLRLYSLDKLSNIWKVSWQLFSAACRIHGVCGLNSLCSYDPVSGRKCSCVPGYRMKNPKDWSYGCEPEFDIFCNDTSLLDFIPLRHVEFYGYDIAYFRNKTLQECKDLCLKHCDCKGFEYKYVQGNGTYGCYPKTLLFNGYVQSSWPDFVYLKVPKARRAWQEQYKGNLQCDNKKVMLDRAYRRKEHGGWMKPFIWSVVVAGVFEILCVLTYFIKTRKSSNETTQGYLHLSTRFKKFTYAELKKATSNFSEEIGRGGGGIVYKGKLSDDRVAAVKSLYGANYQGEAEFLAEVSTIGNVNHMNLIEIWGYCAEGKHRLLVYEYMEYGSLSDNLNANNLDWEKRFEIALGTAKGLAYLHEECLEWVLHCDVKPQNILLDSNYKPKVADFGLSKIFNRGGLDHSNFSTIRGTRGYMAPEWVFKMPITSKVDVYSYGIVLLEMITGKSPEVCADGGSGDDDSMGLGLLVTWIRDKMRENSERKSWIQQIVDPALNGKFDLEKMEILLELALQCSEEDRDARPTMCEVVDKMLHPENFELKLDILKI